Proteins co-encoded in one Vicinamibacteria bacterium genomic window:
- a CDS encoding cytochrome c, whose amino-acid sequence MNTSKVLGAGLLLPPLVILLFPTLPPQDTAIERGEYVFRAAGGCTCHHDPQGAIFSLAGGRPIATPFGTIYSTNITPDDETGIGGWSDPDFMKAMREGESPKGEPYYPVFPYTSFTRMTDVDLLDLKAYLFSLEPVVKENQPPELRFPYNSRNSIRVWRTLHFEPKPFEPRPERTSEWNRGAYLAEAVAHCGECHTPRTFMGATNEEMYLAGSVEGPEGQIAPNITPDEATGIGSWSIPDIVWFLQTSFKPDGDGAQGLMEEVVEHGYQHLEESDLKAIAAYLKSLEPIENAIRSK is encoded by the coding sequence ATGAATACATCCAAGGTTCTCGGCGCAGGGCTCCTCCTTCCGCCCCTCGTCATCCTGTTGTTTCCGACGCTTCCCCCCCAGGACACCGCAATCGAGCGCGGCGAGTACGTGTTTCGCGCGGCTGGCGGATGCACATGCCACCACGATCCGCAAGGTGCAATCTTCTCCCTCGCGGGAGGTCGGCCGATTGCCACCCCTTTCGGCACGATCTACAGCACGAACATCACGCCCGATGACGAGACGGGAATCGGCGGCTGGTCTGACCCGGACTTCATGAAAGCGATGAGAGAAGGTGAGAGCCCAAAAGGAGAGCCCTACTACCCCGTTTTCCCCTACACGTCGTTCACCCGGATGACGGACGTCGATCTCCTCGACCTCAAGGCCTATCTGTTCTCACTCGAGCCGGTCGTCAAGGAGAACCAACCGCCGGAGCTCCGATTTCCCTACAACAGTCGGAACAGCATACGAGTATGGCGCACGCTCCATTTCGAGCCGAAGCCATTCGAGCCGAGACCCGAGCGTACGAGCGAGTGGAACCGCGGCGCCTATCTCGCCGAGGCGGTCGCGCACTGCGGCGAGTGCCACACTCCCAGGACTTTCATGGGAGCGACGAACGAAGAAATGTACCTCGCCGGATCGGTCGAGGGCCCCGAAGGTCAGATCGCCCCCAACATCACCCCCGACGAGGCGACGGGCATCGGGAGCTGGAGCATTCCCGACATCGTGTGGTTTCTCCAAACGAGCTTCAAACCGGACGGTGATGGCGCTCAGGGATTGATGGAGGAGGTCGTCGAGCACGGCTATCAGCACCTCGAGGAGTCGGATTTGAAAGCCATCGCTGCCTACCTCAAGTCGCTCGAGCCGATAGAAAACGCCATCCGCTCGAAGTAG
- the arsN2 gene encoding arsenic resistance N-acetyltransferase ArsN2: MNVGRARAGELDEVLELLDESDLPRAGVEDHFGGFLVARNGEGRLVGCIGIEKYEDVGLLRSLAVRAGERRAGVGRCLVERLLEEARANEIHSMFLLTTTAEWYFPRFGFQRIGRDEVDPRLGASQELRGACPESAVLMRLRLVP, translated from the coding sequence ATGAACGTCGGGCGTGCACGAGCGGGCGAGCTGGACGAGGTGTTGGAGCTCCTCGATGAGTCCGACCTTCCCCGTGCCGGGGTGGAAGATCACTTCGGTGGTTTCCTGGTTGCCCGTAACGGCGAAGGTCGTCTCGTCGGTTGTATCGGGATTGAGAAATATGAGGATGTGGGCCTCTTGCGTTCGCTGGCCGTCCGGGCGGGCGAGCGGCGCGCCGGAGTCGGACGCTGCCTCGTCGAGCGTCTCCTCGAAGAGGCGAGAGCGAACGAAATCCATTCGATGTTTCTGCTCACCACGACCGCCGAGTGGTATTTCCCGCGGTTCGGATTCCAGCGGATTGGTCGCGACGAGGTCGATCCTCGCCTCGGGGCGTCTCAGGAGCTTCGCGGGGCATGCCCCGAGAGCGCGGTCTTGATGCGCCTGCGGCTCGTTCCCTAA
- a CDS encoding methyltransferase domain-containing protein, which produces MDLTLVSEASGPTQEAIDYLGREGIRHVVAPSLRGARSDFALSLGSGGLDSKILESLWPRRHDAEVLIASRHHRGGRSLSRAFNRLLRRALHLPFDDITGGVRLYRCSALRRVALPEDRPSAPVELLVRLYNEGFKIKEIPLEGLPNTEGRILSHLAALARLRRLRKSSHAADSDDRAFESRVPLRRRWLTRRQETIVSYLEVDVPVLDVGCGSSRLIQALSKGVGLDTSAPKLRFLRGRANAIVAGDVARLPFRDGSFPQLVCSHVGVGSTYLEELRRILRPHGTLVLGTPDSSSLRFRLLRRLAGLEAGQRSVNERGLRRDLEETGFRVDEIRRVYGAEMIVRAIRR; this is translated from the coding sequence ATGGATCTCACTCTCGTCTCCGAAGCTTCCGGCCCGACGCAAGAGGCCATCGACTACCTGGGTAGAGAGGGTATTCGCCACGTCGTCGCCCCCTCCCTGCGGGGGGCACGATCCGATTTCGCGCTGAGCCTTGGAAGCGGCGGACTCGATTCGAAAATACTGGAATCGCTCTGGCCAAGACGACACGATGCCGAAGTGCTCATCGCCTCGCGGCATCACCGCGGTGGGCGATCCCTGAGCCGGGCATTCAACCGATTGCTTCGCCGCGCGCTCCATCTTCCGTTCGACGACATAACCGGCGGGGTGCGGCTCTATCGGTGTTCCGCGCTGCGGCGGGTCGCGCTTCCCGAGGATCGGCCCTCGGCCCCGGTCGAGCTCCTCGTTCGCCTCTACAACGAGGGGTTCAAGATCAAAGAGATTCCGTTAGAGGGGCTCCCCAACACCGAAGGTCGGATCCTTTCCCATCTGGCGGCGCTCGCGCGATTACGGCGATTGCGCAAGTCGTCCCACGCCGCCGACTCGGACGACCGCGCATTCGAGAGTCGCGTTCCCCTCAGGAGGCGATGGCTCACGCGCCGGCAGGAGACGATCGTGAGCTACCTCGAGGTCGATGTGCCGGTGCTCGACGTCGGCTGCGGATCCTCTCGTTTGATCCAGGCGCTTTCGAAGGGAGTGGGCCTCGACACCTCCGCCCCGAAGCTGCGGTTTCTCCGCGGCCGCGCCAACGCGATCGTTGCCGGCGATGTCGCGAGGCTCCCGTTTCGAGACGGAAGCTTTCCGCAGCTCGTATGCTCCCATGTAGGCGTCGGGAGTACGTACCTCGAGGAGCTTCGACGCATCCTGAGACCGCACGGCACCCTGGTTCTCGGAACCCCCGACAGCTCGAGTCTGCGGTTCCGCCTGCTCCGCCGTCTCGCGGGCCTCGAGGCGGGACAAAGGTCGGTGAACGAGCGGGGTTTGCGGCGAGATCTCGAGGAGACCGGCTTTCGGGTGGACGAGATCCGCCGCGTGTACGGGGCGGAGATGATCGTTCGGGCGATTCGGCGCTAG
- a CDS encoding ROK family protein: MQALGIDIGGTGIKVAKVESDTGELIGERVRLKTPTPSTPGRVVEAVAQAVRQLDWKGDRAGCGFPGVVRRGVVFTAANVSKKWIGVRANELLAETTGSRVVVANDADLAGLAEMRVGAGRAQTRGVVLMLTFGTGIGTALFHDGVLVPNCELGHIEIRGRDAETWASERVRVDQGLSFKKWARRVNLYLQRMHAYFWPDLIIFGGGVSKKFDAYAAHLSAPCPIVPAALRNRAGVVGAALAAAEGLEV, translated from the coding sequence ATGCAGGCGCTCGGAATCGACATCGGCGGAACCGGGATCAAAGTCGCCAAAGTCGAATCCGACACCGGAGAGCTCATCGGCGAGCGCGTGCGTCTCAAGACTCCCACCCCGTCCACCCCGGGGCGAGTGGTGGAGGCCGTTGCCCAGGCGGTTCGGCAGCTGGATTGGAAGGGAGATCGCGCGGGGTGCGGCTTTCCTGGAGTCGTTCGCCGAGGCGTCGTCTTCACGGCAGCGAACGTCTCCAAGAAATGGATCGGTGTCCGGGCGAACGAGCTCCTGGCCGAGACGACGGGCTCCAGAGTCGTCGTGGCCAACGATGCCGACCTCGCCGGTCTCGCGGAGATGCGCGTCGGTGCTGGCCGAGCTCAGACGCGGGGCGTCGTGCTCATGTTGACTTTCGGTACGGGCATCGGTACGGCACTCTTCCACGACGGCGTGCTCGTGCCGAACTGTGAGCTCGGACACATCGAGATCCGCGGGAGGGACGCGGAAACCTGGGCATCCGAGCGCGTTCGGGTGGACCAAGGACTGTCGTTCAAGAAGTGGGCTCGTCGCGTGAACCTCTATCTCCAGCGAATGCATGCTTACTTCTGGCCCGATCTCATCATTTTTGGCGGCGGGGTCAGCAAGAAATTCGACGCCTATGCCGCTCACCTGTCGGCACCTTGCCCCATCGTGCCCGCGGCGCTTCGAAACCGCGCCGGGGTCGTGGGCGCCGCCCTCGCGGCCGCAGAAGGACTCGAGGTGTAA
- a CDS encoding secondary thiamine-phosphate synthase enzyme YjbQ, giving the protein MSLVNVLNIHDSVELDTEKRIQFIDLTGLVRERVRASEVVNGMVNVQTKHTTTAIVLNENEHRLLRDFEERLEAWAPRGVSYYHNDLEARRFQLRSDERPNGDAHARAILLGASETLNVVDGEVQLGPWQRLFLVELDGPRRRSISILVIGTVV; this is encoded by the coding sequence ATGTCTCTTGTCAACGTTCTCAACATTCACGACAGCGTCGAGCTCGACACGGAAAAACGCATTCAGTTCATCGATCTCACCGGGCTCGTGAGGGAGCGGGTCCGCGCATCGGAAGTGGTCAACGGTATGGTCAACGTCCAGACCAAGCACACCACGACCGCCATCGTGCTCAATGAGAACGAGCACCGACTATTGCGGGATTTCGAGGAGCGCCTCGAGGCCTGGGCCCCGCGAGGTGTCTCTTACTACCACAACGACCTCGAGGCGCGACGCTTCCAGCTTCGCTCGGACGAGAGGCCCAATGGCGATGCCCACGCCCGGGCGATCCTCCTCGGGGCATCGGAAACGCTCAACGTGGTCGACGGCGAGGTCCAGCTCGGTCCGTGGCAGCGATTGTTCCTGGTGGAGCTCGACGGGCCGCGGCGCCGCAGCATCTCGATCCTGGTGATAGGAACTGTGGTTTAA